GATGTAACTGACTGATGGTGGTGACGATATTTTCAGATCATTGTTGCTTTCAGCATCGCTGATCACATAAAGAAGTTGTTCTATTCTGAGCATGGGGCTAATTCAAGGTATTTTTGGCTATTCTCTCATCATGaattattttcaaatttgtatCCATGTGATCTTACTCAATGGAGTTGGAAGACTGAACTTCACGTATTTATTCAGGAGAGATGACCCAGTGGTGAAGAACCTAATTGACGAGATCGAGAAGATGAGGGAGGCATTTGAATCTATAGAAAGGCCGACCCTGAGCATAGAAGATCACAGATCGAAGGCACTACCTGAGGAAAGATCTGACTTGAGCCCTTCGCCTATTCAAGCGCCTGCTACCCCTAAAGCTGCGCACATTGACTCTCCGAAATCTCCCATGAAGCCCGAGCATCAGCTGGATCCTGATGCTGAACTTGCAAACCTGGGAGCAGACTTTGGGAAGGACAGCAAAGATTACTCCGGCGAGGAGATCAGCGGATGGGAGTTTGATGAGCTCGAAGAGGAGAGCTGACATGCTGTCGGTATCAAACAACAAAACTCTACTAGATTCAGTTTGGCCGCACTGACATGTATGGCTCCACTTCTGGTGTACCCCAACAAATGTGCACAGttggatgtatatatataaattgGTTGTTCGATTATGCGGTTACTGTCTGCGGATATTCAGATCGACCTGTGACCTTGGCAAGGCATTTGCtatttgtttgttcttgcCATGACCATGTTGTCTTACATGTGTACTGATTACTGAACAGAACTATTTGTAAGGCTCGCAAGCCTCTTGAGTCTTGACAGACTATTGCATCTTCAATACACACATTGGGACTTCAGTAAATTTTGCTTGACAGCACTTTCATGCCATGAGCCCGTGGCGTACTCTGCTCTCCGTTTTTGTTGGCGAACTCATCTAGTGCGTTTCAAATTGAATGCATATTGTGCTTCATCGTTTGAACCGGGAAGTACAATAATAGTTTGAACCGGGAAGTATAAACTCTTCTGTTTTGTATGTTCGtactcttttttcttcttctgacgAACCTCGTCAAGAGGGGCAAAGGGAGTCCTGCGATTTAAGTCAAAGATGATTGGTCACAGGGCTCGGTTATGTCAAAGAGAAGCAGGCCCGTCCCTTTGTCTGTACTCTTAGACCCACTGTACGTTGGGGTCCATTGTACGTTTAGACCCACTGTTTGTTGATTTGCCAAATTAGTGAAAGAAGAACAAATATGAATTAAATGATCTAAAATCATAAATGATAATGATCCAATTGGAGTACAACTTTCTTCAAGAGTTAAATCCATTGCAGATCCTAAAGCATTGGTGTGGTGTCATAATAGtatgaaaatgtaattttagGTCATAAAAGTATTTTAAGTGTGTCATCGGCAGTCCTAAGCACCGCGGAGTTGATCAACGCCATATTATCAGCATAGGTTTTGGCGGCAAGACTCCCACGTGAAGTGGTTGGGAATTTTTTGCAATAACCCCCCTCCCTCCATATAAAGCATTTTcccctcatcttcttcctccgttgCTTTGAGCCCAGCGGCGACTGGCTAGAGCTCGGGAAGAAGATGCTCGCATGGCGCTCGAGCGTGTGCGGTCCGGATGAGAGGGAATCACGAGGCTGGGGCCTAGTCAGGGATGCGAGAAAAGCTCGCCAGAACTAGAAGAGGAGGCGCTCATGcgagaaagaagagagagggcCGCGATTTGGGGTCGGGACATTTCTAGGGGGCAAATTGCATATCCGAATATACTTACGTAATCCTACGTGGCCGGTCAGCGCCGGTCAACGGGGCACCTGAGCAGGTATGTGCTTAGGACCGTCGTTGGCACATTTAAAATACTTGTAGAATTCAGATCTGTATTTTCATACTATTAGGACTTAGATGACACCAAATCGATGCTTTTACCACATGTCGTGCATTTCACTCTTTTTTCAATTATGTACTGTACGTACTATCATTTTTAGTCCGTGACATTGCACAAGGTATCGTGCTAGTGTAATGTATCCATTTTGGAAGTTTGGAGTGACAGCCTCAAACATAGGTTGAGCCGTTGAGGGCTTTACGCTGGCTCGACAAAAACTTGGATGTTGGTCCCGATGACTTCCCATCTTAAATCAACAACACTAGACGGGATTTCAATAGCAGAGCGCGACTCGCCATCGACTCGTACGGGTGAAAGAAAGCGGAGAGTTATCTGAAAACACGTTCTTAATGTAATGCTGGAATAtttaataaaatatttttttaatataaaagGTTCGATTGACCTTAAACGATAACCGTGCAAAGACCACTGCTAGAAGGCCACGCCGAGAAACCTCGAAACCTTCTTAACGTAGGAGACACCGCTCGACTGAATGACGGCGCCTTCGTCCTCGGGCGGCTGCGCGGCCAGCCGTCCACCACTTCCGCCCGCGCATGTAGAACGGCACAAGGTTCTCGACGAAATGTCCTCGGGCGGTACCCTCCGGCGCGCTACGTTCGACGAAATGGCCATGGAGCAGGTCCTGGACGAGGCGAGACGCGCGCGAGGTGCTCGACGAAATGTCCAGGCAGGCAAGTTAAGCCTCGCATGgtcgcgtcgccgccgcgtcaTGCCGCAGCAGGTTCGGCATCAGCAGGTCGGTTAACTTCCTGTGTATATACTATAGTTGTAGATTACATGAGCAATGGCTACGCGCTCTCCTCAATGTTCCTTCCAGGACTTGACATTTTTGGTCAACGCACCGTAATAACTTTGCACAGAAGTAAGCTAAGACATAGAGGGAGAGCGCACAGATATATCATTTGTTAGTTATTCCACAAAACCCTTTCAATGACAAGGCAAAAAAACATACAGTCAAGATCTAGGCTCACATGTGTCCACACACTCAATTAATAGATAAGATGCAAGCAAGATAACCTTAAACAGGCGCTGTCAGAATTGACATTATTCAGTTCTTTCTACCTCTGAGAGTGACGGTCTAACTAACCGATAGTGAATATGCGCAGACCTGGAATTTCTTGACAGAAACTGATAAGCTTGTTTGCATTGATTAGGGCTAAGCCCAAGTTTCATAAATCTACAGTAGTGATTGATGACAACATTGCAATTGGTGTAGCATGGTGGACTACTGGACTATTCCGTAGCAGAAAACCAATCCTCATCAGAACGGATTGGGAACCGCTAGAAACTTACCCTGTCAGGCCAATGTTCTTTATGCAATATATATTGCAGTGAGAAGTGAATTGAAGACACTTGTTTGACCATCTCACTTCTATCTTAATCGGTATGGTTAACATTGAACTAAGACCAAAGACTTTTTTGTTAGTGACTAAATAGTGCAAGAAAAACACCACGATGTTCAGCAAGGTTGATTTCAGTGGTCGTGAGATGTGATGTCAGCCAACCAAGTCGTATGAAGTAGGATGATGATTCATGTACAAAGGAAATTAAACAATTTCACCTTGCTGTTTGCAAGAAACTGCAGTTCAGTCAACTTCCTGACTAACTAATCTGTAGCCCTGGAAACCTTTATTTAAAGTAATGTTATTTTCATGGGGAAAAAACAGAGATTTCTTGTACCAGAAGTGACAAAATTCTGTCAGTGGCTCAGTGCAACAATTATTAGACAACGTAATATTTAGGACATACCATTAGCATACTTTAAAGAAGACAGTAGTTGAATTTGGTTCTCAACAAAACTGGTGTCGAGTCGAGTACTTGTCAGCAAATTGAGTCAAATAGATTGAATTAAAGTAAGGGTGCTGCTGATGATCGTATCCTCATTGATCTCACCGCTTTAATTAGGGCTAAAACATACGTTTGGGTAGAGAAATGCACACGGCCACACGCTTAATTTGCAGAGGAATTGAACATTTGGCACTGCCGGGCTGCCGGCTCATTTACTTCTCTTGCAAACAGGCTCACAAAATGTACTGATGACAGATAAAACAGCACATCAACATTATTAATTTATGGAACTTAACAAACCAGATTATTTATCGCATCACACTGACATCacatcacacacacacacacatgtacTGACAACAGATCAGCTCGCAGCCACCAGCTGGGTGGTGGTAGGGTTGATGACCCTGCAGTTGCGCCTGATCTCGCCCTGCGACCTGGAGAGCACCTCAATCTGGCCCAGCTTGATCATGGACCGTGCGAAAGCCGTCTTGAACGCAGCCTCGCTGCTCACGAAGGAGTCCACCAGTGCTCTCATGGTGGTGTTGGTCAGCAGCGCCGCATCAGACTCGAAGAGGCCCAGGTTGTTGACGAGCCCCAGGTAGTATTTGTTGTCGAACCTCACCGGCGTCATCAGGTCCATCAGCGTCGTCATCGTCGGGAACGTCTGGTTGCTGTTCGGCGGGCAGATGCCCTTCAGCAGGAACGCGTACGCCTTGCTCAGCGCCGGATCAATCTGAAAATAAGGAATCAATTCGTGTATTATGATGATAATATAGTATATCTCTTTTGGATTATGTGTTTTGTTGTTGAATGATTATATTATTACTTTGTCGGATGAGTTGAAATTGTAGAGGCGGTCGGTGAAGCTGCTGCAGTGGGAGACGCCGATGGTGTGGGCGCCGGAGAGAATGACGATGTCGTCGAGGGTGAGGTTCTTGCGGGCGAAGCCGGTGGCAAGctgggaggcggtggaggtcGGGCCGGGGAGGTTATCGTCGGCATTCTGCTCCGTGGAGACCTGGCCGTCGCGGCGGCCCGAGGGCACCTGGTAGCCGAGGCCGCCGGAGAGCACGACACTGTCCCGCGCTGCGAAGGCCAGGacgtcggcgcaggagacCACACCAGGGCACGCCGCCTCCACGGCCGCCTTGGCACggtccaccacgtcgaagaaGCGGAGGCTTGGGTTGTTGGCCGCCGAGTCCTTCTCCGCCCTGTTCCCCGGCGTCGAGTCGATCAGCACCGACCCGTCGCACCCCTGCATGCCAACGGGTAGCCATGCATGTCAGCTGTAAGTATAAATGAATTGCATGTTGTCCTATCCTAATCAGTTTGAGCTTTTACAATATCATAAAACTCGGGCAGGGAGCATGCGTGTGGTGGCTCACTTTGacgaagcagtcgtggaagTGGAGGCGGATGAGGGCCGGAGCAACGCCGGAGTCATtgacgaaggcggcggcgacggtctGCTGCACCAGGGCCTCGGCCGATGGGCAGGTCTGGTCGTAGAAGCCGACGTCGATGCAGGCGCCCACGGCGGCGGTCCAGGCTGCCAGGGTCACGACGGCGAGCGCCGAGGCCAAGCTGGAGAAGCGCTTCATGGTGGCTAGCTGCACCGTTGCTCCTGCTGCTTTGGAGCGTGTATGTCCGTCTGGGTACACTAACACGGGTGGTTTTATAGGTCTTTGGGTCGGTTGGGTCATTGGCTCGTTGCAAGGGAATGCAGTTTTAATTTAGTTGTCTATTTCTTCTCTGCTGAAAGTACAACTGTTCccctctcaaaaaagaaatgtatATAACTGTTCccctctcaaaaaagaaaactatgctgttcttcttccttggttGCTTGGTCAGTTAACCTTTGAGTTTGAAGTAGCTTACTTCCGAAATTTAATGTGCATATGCATACCCATTTCTGCATCTTAATTTATACTATTCTGGTAGTAGTTGCCAGCAGGACTTAACTTACATACATGTGGGTCTtcatatatctatatacttgGTTTTATTTGAGGGTCAGTAAATACATGTATAGATGATCTCGTGGACTTGTACGTGCCTAGAATCACACTTACaagtttcaaaaataaaataataataatagttTGGTCTGATTTGGACAAACAATGTGCATGGCGTATCCGACGAAAactctataaaaaaaacagtgtaGAACTTTCCAAAACTTCTAAAAATAGGAGTAGCATGTTTTGGGGAAATGATGTTCTATAATACGCGTAAAATTTCAAACTAAAATTCAATTGTGTTTGGGAGGAATTGAAAAGATAAATTTATAAATAAATAGTGCCAAAAGTGAAGAGTCGCTATTCAAGGTATGCTTTTTTGTGTGGAAGTTCTATATATGATTTTCATGGAGTTTAACCATAGGGGTTACTTGATATTTCATCATTTACATTAATTACATCGGACACCCCATCATTTTTCGTTGCAcaaaattaactgacgtggatttgcataGTATATAGATTCTTATATAAATCCACGGCAGTTAATTCGGAACGAGGGAGTAGATATGAGGTTACTGAGGTTTTTATTCAAAGCCTTTTGCTGAGACTGATGCGTGATTATTTTTCTAACAGTACTACCCGGCTGGTTGTATAGATGGATGTACGTCCACGGATCAGATCTTCCGCGTAAGCTCCTTCTAAGTTGTTTACTTCCTTGAATATGTAATGCTTTGTTAAGATTGTGAAAATCAGAGCATGTCATGATCACTTGCGTGAATTAATTAGTCATTGTGAGGGAAACGTGTTGTGGAAAtggttatttgttttttttttaaggaaaacaCTTTCCATTAATTCAAAACGGTCGAACGATTACAGTGGGGTCCCAAAACGGGGTCATCAGGCCATGGCAAGGCCTCAAACAGAGAGCCCGCTGACACACTAGTCCGTGCATGCTGGGCTAAGTTATGGGCCATCACATTAGCCGTCCGACTTATCCAGGAGCAACAGTGGTCATCGAAATTTTGGAGCAAAGCCTTAATGTCGGACAGCATGAAGCAGATGCCCGAACGATCTTCAGTGTCGTTGCACAGCCCCGAGATTAACGCAGTGCAGTCAGATTCTAGGTGAAGCTTGGCGCGGTGGTCTTCACAGAGGATAGCAATGCCGTTCTTCGCAGCTCTAGCTTCCGCTTCAATGGCAGAATCACACCAGCCAATTCTCCCCCACGCCGACCTGATAATCGACCCAGAGGGTGATCTCAAAACTGCTCCCCACCAAGCCTCACTGGTTTGCAGGACAAAGCTCGCATCAACGTTCATTTTCATCCATCCCTGGCCTGGAGGATCCCACGACACTGGAGCAGGAGGAGACCTGCAGATGGTGTTCTGAATCGGCTTTGAGGCCTGGGGGCAGACCATCTCAGTGACCGTGGAACTATCAAGACAACTTAGGATGCCTTCGTCAGTACCCTTTAAACACTCCATTGCCTTCGAGTAGCTGGTAATGAAGTGAGCAGAATCCTCAACCGTATCTTTTCCATCCCCAAAAATTACATTGTTCCGTAGGTGCCAGGCCCTCCACCACAGGAACAAAAGCCGCTGACGTGTGGTCGTGTCCACAGAATCGAGGATGATCAGAGCCCAGTTCAGTCCCTCTTTGTGCAGATCAGCTTCGGCTGGTAGCTTCCAAACCTGTCGCATGCGTCGACGGAGATCCCTGGCTCTCGGGCATGACATTACTGCATGGAAGCTGATTTCATCCTCGAGACCGCAAACCGAGCAGGTAGGGACACCCttccggaggcggcggcaccgaAGAGATTGCACAGCAAGGGAATTAGTCGCCAACTTCCATCCAAAAACTCGAACTTTCGGTGGAACCTTAGCCTTCCAGATAACATCCCAGATCTTACGATCACCTTGCGGGCAGCAGCTAGTTTCCCCTGGGGAACTGGGAAGGGAGAGGTCGAGGGCGAGACGATAAGCTGATTTAACGGTGAAAATACCAAGTTTCTCACCTTGCCAAGCAATCACATCTTCAACCTGACGGGACGGGAGCTTTATGTGGGCGATCGTATCAGCATCATGTGGGTAGAAGATCTGGTTAAGGAGAGGAACGTTCCAGCCTGACCGGTCCGGAAGAATGAGGTCAGAGACTCGTCTGAGGCGTGTAGGCGCCGCCTTTCCAGACACTCGCAGGTTTCCTCTCGGTAGCCAATTGTGTCTCCAAATGTCCACAGAATTACCATTCCCAATACGCCATATGTACCCTTTCTTGAGAAGCTCGAGTCCATGCTTGATTCCCTGCCACACCGGCGATTGTGATTTGATAAACGCCGTGTCCAGCAAGTTGCCGTTCGAAAAGTATTTTGATCTGATGAACCTAGCACAAAGGCTGTCGGGTTTATCAATAAGCCGCCATGCCTGTTTCGCCAGCAAGGCCTGATTGAACAGCGCCGTTCCAGATTTTCGCAGAGGCCTTTTGAGAACTTAAATACACTCATCGTGTACGTAGGAAGCGACTGAACAACAGACTTGATCAGGATTTCTTTGCCCCCGGCAGTCAAGTATTTCTCTGACCAATCGCTGAGTCTCTTGGCCTCTTCTCCTTGATCGATTGGAACCGGCCATTCTTCATAGCACCCTCTGGAACAGGCAGCCCAAGATACTTTTCATCGAAAGTGGTATTCGACACACCCAAAACAGCAGCAACCGCAACACCATTCTCTTGAGTAACATTTTTGCCGAGCAATATGGAGCATTTGCTTGGACTAAGCAGCTGCCCGGTACACTTCTCATATGTAGCCGGGACGTTTTTAATtacttgagcttgatcttcCGAGGCTTCAAAGAAAAGGAGGCTGTCATCTGTGAAGAGGAGGTGGGAGATACCGGGGCTGCAGCGAGTGATCTTCAGGTCCCTTAGACTGGCATCCTCAATCTCCTTCGCAATCAGAGTGGAAAGCCCATCCGCCACGAAAAGGAATAAGAATGGCGACAAAGGATCCCCTTGTCTTAATCCCCTAGTAGGCTTAAAAACATCAAGGATATGACCATTAATTTTTACCGCATACCTGACAGAGCGCACGCAGGACATGATCCAGGAATCCACTTCTCAACGAACCCGAATTTACGGAGGGCCGCTTCTAGATAGCCCCAATCCACACGGTCAtattgatatggacatgctaaccatggatacgaccattagaaccctaattgttggtgtatctaataacaattataatcaggtgaattcaattataaaatgttttcaatatgttacttgcaaagaggcgcagctactatcttgtgtaatcttattatgtaggcatcttattgaactttacaagtccaaagtgaagatgaagtgtgatagcctgcaaagggagattcaaagtgaagcctatcaagtctactttccaacaaatcaaacggcacatgattcggagcttgccagagaaagatatcacgaattaaagttgaatccgattcgggtccgaacTGTCAGAAGatccgaatttgttttaatcacccaggccgcatacggagtccaaatcaaacaaacaagtacttgttggaaaggtaattacaagacctttccaacggatctggctccatcaagagattcgactcgtgaccgtggcggacaaaacaagcgaacggatctgtttttctgtttcctaaagagttgtagtttgttaggaaagttagagatagagttggatttcagtctccttactcaaggtggacgaaaatatctctccctcctcctttatataccccatgaacCCCCCTAAGGAGActgaaatccaactctatatAAAGGAGGgttcatggggtatataaataggagggagatatattttcgtccaccttgagtaaggaggccgaaatccaactctatctctaactttcctaacaaactacaactctttagaaaatagaaaaacagatccgttcgcttgttttgtccgccacggtcagcacgagtcgaatctcttgatggagccagatccgttggaaaggtcttgtaattacctttacaacaagtacttgtttgtttgatttggactccgtaTGCgacctgggtgattaaaacaaattcgggtctcctgacagttcggacccgaatcggattcaactttaattcgtgatatctttctctagcaagctccgaatcatgtgccgtttgatttgttggaaagtggacttgataggcttcactttgaatctccctttgcaggctatcacacttcatcttcactttggacttgtaaaattcaataagatgcctacataataagattacacaagacagtactctttgcaagtaacatattgaaaacattttttaattgaattcacctgattataattgttattagatacatcaacaattagggttctaatggtcgtatccatggttagcatgtccatatcaccttCTGTCTTCGTCTTCGAAGGATCCGTGAGCAG
The Brachypodium distachyon strain Bd21 chromosome 2, Brachypodium_distachyon_v3.0, whole genome shotgun sequence genome window above contains:
- the LOC100840410 gene encoding peroxidase 5, which codes for MTQPTQRPIKPPVLVYPDGHTRSKAAGATVQLATMKRFSSLASALAVVTLAAWTAAVGACIDVGFYDQTCPSAEALVQQTVAAAFVNDSGVAPALIRLHFHDCFVKGCDGSVLIDSTPGNRAEKDSAANNPSLRFFDVVDRAKAAVEAACPGVVSCADVLAFAARDSVVLSGGLGYQVPSGRRDGQVSTEQNADDNLPGPTSTASQLATGFARKNLTLDDIVILSGAHTIGVSHCSSFTDRLYNFNSSDKIDPALSKAYAFLLKGICPPNSNQTFPTMTTLMDLMTPVRFDNKYYLGLVNNLGLFESDAALLTNTTMRALVDSFVSSEAAFKTAFARSMIKLGQIEVLSRSQGEIRRNCRVINPTTTQLVAAS